The Streptomyces sp. NBC_00483 genome contains the following window.
GTCACGGGCGCGCTGCGCAGCTCCATGGCCTCCCCCGCCCGGCTCGCCACCCGCTGGCGCGCGACCCACATGCTCGCCTACCCGGCCTGGTGCTTCGCCCTCATGCACGGCCTGTACTCGGGCCGGCCCGCGAAGGCGTACGTGACCGTCCTGTACTGCCTGGCCCTGGTCGCGGTCGCCGGCGCGATCGCCCTTCGGGCGTCGCCGCAGGCCGTACGGCGCAAGGTGGCGGTGCGCATCCTCGAATTCCTGGACGCCGGACCGCGCGCGGGCGGCACCAGGCGGGCCGGGTCACCCCTCCCGCAGCCCCGCAGCGAGCCCGCACCGGCCGCCCCGCAGTCCCGCCCGGAGCCCGCCCCGCAGCCCACCTTCGAACCCGCTCCCCCGACGCAGGCCGACATCGGCTTCGCGGCCGCCTACCGCGCGGTGTCCGCTCTCCCCCGCGAGGAGCTGCCCACGCAGTCGGTCCCATACCTGCAGCAGTACGCGGACCCCACGGCCGCCATGCCGGCCGCACCCACCGAGCGCTGGCCCGCCCCCTCCCCGCCACCCCCGGCCCCAGCCCCGCCCTCCCAGTACGACCCGACGTACGACACCCCCTACGGAGGCGTGCCCGGCTACCCCGCCTCCTACGGAGACGGCATGAACAGCGGCGCCTACGAAGACGTCTATAAGGAAGCGCCCGGCTACACGGAAGCGCCAGATCCCACCGAACCGCTCCCCGGCCCCTACCAAGCACCCGCTTCCGGCGAGCCCTGGACCATGCCCTACGGAGGCACGCAGTGAACACCGCACTGCCCGACGTCCCGGAAGTCCGGGTCGTCGGACTTCCCCAGCTCACTTCGGGGTTCGACCTCGTGGAGCGGCTCGACCTCGACATGCACCTGAAGGTGCACGGACCACTGGAACCCATGGCGGGCGAACAGCTCGCGCAGCTGGCCCAGGCGATATCCCTGCGCGGCCGCGGCGGCGCGGGCTTCCCCTTCGCCAAGAAGCTCCGCGCGGTCGCGGAGTCGGCGATCCGGCGCGGAGTGCGCCCGGTCGTCGTCGTCAACGGCAGCGAGGACGAGCCCGCCTGCCGCAAGGACACCGTGCTGATCAACCGGGCCCCACACCTGATCCTGGACGGCGCCCTGCTCGTCGCGGAGGCGATCGGCGCGCGCACGCTCGTCATCGGCGTGACCCGTGACAGCACCGAGGCGTCGATGCAGGCGGCCCTCGCCGAGCGCGGCCTGACGAACCGTCGGGGCGCACCACTGCGCGCACGCGTGCAGCGCAATCCGGTGCGCATGGTCACCGGCGAGTCCTCGGCCCTGATCCGCTCGGCGGACGGCGGCCCGCCCATGCCGCCGGGCCGCAAGGTCCGCGCCTCCGACTCCGGCGTCGGCGGCGCCCCCACGCTCCTGTCGAACGCGGAGACCTTCGCCCAGCTCGCCATCGCGACCCGCACGGGGGCCGAGCGCTACTGCCGCACGGGCCTGCACGACGAGCCCGGCACGGTCCTGTTGACGCTCTCCGGGGCGGTCGCCCGCCCGATGGTCCTGGAGGTGCCGTCCGGCGTCCCGCTGCGCTACGTACTCCAACTCGCGGGCGCTCCCCCGCTTCCCCAGGGCGTCCTCACGGGCGGCTATCACGGCAAGTGGCTGGACGGGGTCGGCGCGCAGGACGCCATCGTCTCCCGCGCCTCCCTGGAGGCCTCGGGCGGCGCCCTGGGCGCCGGGGCGATCCTGCCGATCGGCCCTGACACCTGCCCGCTCGGCGAGGCCCTGAAGGTGGCGCAGTGGCTGGCCTCGGAGAGCGCGGGCCAGTGCGGGCCCTGCTACCTGGGGCTGCCCGCGGCGGCGCGCGGCCTCGAGGACGTGCTGAACGGAGGCGGCCCGACCGCCCTGGAGGCGCTGCGCGAGGTCACGCACGCGGTGAAGCGGCGCGGGGCGTGCAAGCACCCGGACGGTTCGGCGGCGTTCATCGAGTCGACGATCTCGGCGTTCACTGACGACCTGGCGGCGCACGTCCTGGGCGCCGGCTGCGGCCGCCCGGTGCTCGGTGTGCTGCCGTTGCACGCAGAGGCGCCGGCGGCCTCGACGCCGAGCGGGAAGCGGCTCGCCGTCGACTGGACGCTGTGCCGGGGCCACGGCCTGTGCGCGGACATCGTGCCGGAGCTGCTGCAGTTGGGACCCGACGGCTTCCCGACGGTCGCGGAGGCGGCGGTCCCCGGCTACTCGGAGGCGAACGCGGTACGGGCCGTGCGCCGCTGCCCCGCGCTGGCGCTGCGGATCGAGGAGGACGCATCGGCGGCCGCGCAGGACCGGAGGCCGGCGCGCCCCGCGCTCCCGCCCGGCCGCAGCCGCGCCCGGAGGTAGCCCGTCGACACAAACACCCGTGGACACGAACAAAGGCGGGCCATCCGATTCGGATGGCCCGCCTTCACGTTCCTGTGGAGCTAAGGAGAATCGAACTCCTGACCTCCTGCATGCCATGCAGGCGCTCTACCAACTGAGCTATAGCCCCGTGCTTTGGTCCTCCGGGGCTTCCCTGTCGGTCTCCCCGGCGGCGTCGCCAACATTACACGGTCACCGGGGTGCATCACCAAATCGTTTCCGTTCCGCCCCCTTCTGTAGGGAAAAGTCGCCGTTGACGACTACTAGTGTTCCCTCATGTGACTGTGCTCGCCCTGCCCCGCACCCGCCACGCACCGGCAGCGCTCGGGGCCTGCCTGCTCTCGTTCGCGGCCTTCGTGATCGCCCAGCGCGCGGCCGACGTCTCGATGATCGATCTGATGGTCTACCGGGCGGAGGGCTGGACGGTCCGCACAGGTGGCGACCTGTATGCGATGCGCGCGACCCACGCCGGTCTGCCGACCACCTACCCGCCGTTCGCCGCGCTGCTGTTCCTGCCGCTGACGTTCCTGGACGTGGTGACCATGAAGGTCGCCGCGACCGCCCTGAACCTCGCCCTCCTCTTCGGTCTTGTGCACCTCTCCCTGCGTCTCGTGCGACGCCACGCGCGCGTGGAGCACGCCTTGTGGGTGGCCGCCGCCGCCGTGTGGTGCGAGCCGGTGTGGACGACGCTGCGCTACGGGCAGGTCAATCTGCTGCTCGCCGTGCTCGTCCTGTGGGACCTGACGCGCCGGCCCGGGCACCGCTGGGCGGGCGTGGGGATCGGCATCGCGGCCGCGATCAAACTGACGCCCGCGCTGTTCGCCGTCTTCCTGCTGTGCACGGGGCTCGCGCAGTTGGCGCGGGGCGGGGCCTGGCGGCCATGGGTGCGCGGGGCCTGCGTGGCGGTGGGCTCGTTCGTCTGCGTGACCGTCCTGACGGCCGTCGTCCTGCCGCACGACTCCCGGCACTTCTGGACGCGGATGGTCTTCGAGTCGGACCGCCCCGGCCACGCCGAGGAGACCGCCAACCAGTCGCTGCGCGGCGTACTGGCCCGACTGCTGCACACCGGAGATCCCGGGACCTGGTGGGCAGTTGCCGCCGCCGTGACCGCCG
Protein-coding sequences here:
- a CDS encoding NADH-quinone oxidoreductase subunit NuoF family protein, whose amino-acid sequence is MNTALPDVPEVRVVGLPQLTSGFDLVERLDLDMHLKVHGPLEPMAGEQLAQLAQAISLRGRGGAGFPFAKKLRAVAESAIRRGVRPVVVVNGSEDEPACRKDTVLINRAPHLILDGALLVAEAIGARTLVIGVTRDSTEASMQAALAERGLTNRRGAPLRARVQRNPVRMVTGESSALIRSADGGPPMPPGRKVRASDSGVGGAPTLLSNAETFAQLAIATRTGAERYCRTGLHDEPGTVLLTLSGAVARPMVLEVPSGVPLRYVLQLAGAPPLPQGVLTGGYHGKWLDGVGAQDAIVSRASLEASGGALGAGAILPIGPDTCPLGEALKVAQWLASESAGQCGPCYLGLPAAARGLEDVLNGGGPTALEALREVTHAVKRRGACKHPDGSAAFIESTISAFTDDLAAHVLGAGCGRPVLGVLPLHAEAPAASTPSGKRLAVDWTLCRGHGLCADIVPELLQLGPDGFPTVAEAAVPGYSEANAVRAVRRCPALALRIEEDASAAAQDRRPARPALPPGRSRARR
- a CDS encoding glycosyltransferase 87 family protein gives rise to the protein MTVLALPRTRHAPAALGACLLSFAAFVIAQRAADVSMIDLMVYRAEGWTVRTGGDLYAMRATHAGLPTTYPPFAALLFLPLTFLDVVTMKVAATALNLALLFGLVHLSLRLVRRHARVEHALWVAAAAVWCEPVWTTLRYGQVNLLLAVLVLWDLTRRPGHRWAGVGIGIAAAIKLTPALFAVFLLCTGLAQLARGGAWRPWVRGACVAVGSFVCVTVLTAVVLPHDSRHFWTRMVFESDRPGHAEETANQSLRGVLARLLHTGDPGTWWAVAAAVTAVIGLAVAVAAALRGRRAQAVVACATTALLVSPVSWSHHWVWCVPLALFVWESGRQKAALALALTFCTYALWWVPHTDGRPELHQNVGESMLSALYVGVACAFLAYSAVRLWRTNRSA
- a CDS encoding cytochrome b/b6 domain-containing protein; its protein translation is MSVGSDAVRATLDFGAGVLCLVSLTSSVVWGLVASDRVFLTSRQRLLAQAVHRITAVSSLVFLLLHISVKLALSHVTLLGALIPFSGGFNGSAGLIGLGVTAGLLMIATGVTGALRSSMASPARLATRWRATHMLAYPAWCFALMHGLYSGRPAKAYVTVLYCLALVAVAGAIALRASPQAVRRKVAVRILEFLDAGPRAGGTRRAGSPLPQPRSEPAPAAPQSRPEPAPQPTFEPAPPTQADIGFAAAYRAVSALPREELPTQSVPYLQQYADPTAAMPAAPTERWPAPSPPPPAPAPPSQYDPTYDTPYGGVPGYPASYGDGMNSGAYEDVYKEAPGYTEAPDPTEPLPGPYQAPASGEPWTMPYGGTQ